In one window of Hyalangium ruber DNA:
- a CDS encoding bifunctional metallophosphatase/5'-nucleotidase, giving the protein MLRLPLSLAVMALGASACRSAPQTSEPVAATAAPAAPAAPPEPLRLTVVGTNDLHGWIAPHRTSLQGGVEIREGGAATFAGYVARLREDNPGRVLLLDGGDLFQGTLASNLSEGAVVVDVYNHLGYAAAAIGNHEFDYGPVGPSPVPTKPGDDPLGALKARLQQARFPILSANIREAEGGQRPAWLGNDGTHLVTLDGVKVGIIGLTTPSTPHTTNPTNVASLRFEPLASAVPEAARSLRERGAEVILGVAHAGGRCPRLENPRDTSSCDWKDGEIYGALEELPPGTLDAVVAGHTHQVMGHFIHGVPVIETSGLGRSFGYIELFVDPVSRKVLQERTAIHAAVPLCVQVDAASGSCDGRKLRDQAEVKLVPATFLGKPVEPDATVSALIAPALERVEQEQRRELGVQIPVPLKRNYEAESVLGDFLADSFREAVGADVALLNPGGLRADIDAGPLTFGDVYEVLPFDNTVAFVTMSGDELKRLLQLVYGQKKGVFQVSGLKVTLARCPGPERFQGATLPNGRKLEPGKLYRVVMPDFLARGGDGLGPALDPLPPGRIDLGLTRPGTLRDELVAYWQARKKPITVPTLGRIAYVDRGGECPATPAR; this is encoded by the coding sequence AGCGGCCACGGCCGCGCCGGCAGCCCCCGCTGCTCCCCCAGAGCCTCTGCGGCTCACCGTGGTGGGCACGAATGATCTGCACGGCTGGATCGCCCCTCACCGCACCTCCCTCCAGGGAGGCGTGGAGATCCGGGAGGGCGGCGCGGCCACCTTCGCCGGCTACGTCGCCAGGCTGCGCGAGGACAACCCAGGTCGGGTGCTGCTGCTCGATGGCGGCGATCTCTTCCAGGGCACGCTCGCCTCCAACCTCTCCGAGGGTGCCGTCGTTGTCGACGTGTACAACCACCTGGGCTACGCGGCCGCCGCCATCGGCAACCACGAGTTCGACTATGGCCCCGTGGGGCCGTCGCCCGTGCCGACGAAGCCAGGAGATGATCCGCTGGGCGCGCTCAAGGCCCGCCTCCAGCAGGCGCGCTTTCCGATCCTCTCCGCCAACATCCGCGAGGCCGAAGGGGGCCAGCGCCCGGCGTGGCTCGGCAATGACGGCACGCACCTGGTCACCCTCGACGGCGTGAAGGTGGGCATCATCGGGCTGACGACGCCCTCCACCCCGCACACCACCAACCCCACCAACGTGGCCTCGTTGCGCTTCGAGCCCCTCGCCTCGGCGGTTCCCGAGGCTGCTCGGAGCCTGCGCGAGCGCGGCGCGGAGGTGATCCTCGGCGTGGCGCACGCCGGCGGCCGGTGCCCGCGCCTGGAGAACCCCCGGGACACGTCCAGTTGCGACTGGAAGGACGGGGAGATCTACGGGGCCCTCGAGGAGTTGCCCCCGGGCACCCTGGACGCGGTGGTGGCGGGGCACACCCACCAGGTCATGGGCCACTTCATCCACGGCGTGCCGGTCATCGAGACCTCCGGGCTGGGGCGCTCCTTCGGCTACATCGAGCTCTTCGTGGACCCGGTGAGCCGCAAGGTGCTGCAGGAGCGCACGGCCATCCACGCCGCCGTCCCGCTCTGTGTCCAGGTGGACGCGGCAAGCGGTAGCTGTGATGGGCGCAAGCTCCGGGACCAGGCGGAGGTGAAGCTCGTGCCCGCCACCTTCCTCGGCAAGCCCGTGGAGCCGGACGCCACCGTGTCGGCGCTCATCGCCCCGGCGCTCGAGCGCGTGGAGCAGGAGCAGCGCCGCGAGCTGGGGGTCCAGATTCCGGTTCCGCTCAAGCGCAACTACGAGGCCGAGAGCGTGCTCGGAGACTTCCTCGCCGACTCGTTCCGGGAGGCCGTGGGCGCGGACGTGGCGCTGCTGAACCCAGGCGGCCTGCGCGCGGACATCGATGCGGGCCCGCTCACCTTTGGCGATGTGTACGAGGTGCTGCCCTTCGACAACACCGTGGCGTTCGTCACCATGTCGGGCGACGAGCTCAAGCGCCTGCTCCAACTCGTCTATGGCCAGAAGAAGGGCGTCTTCCAGGTCTCCGGGCTGAAGGTGACCCTGGCCCGCTGCCCGGGGCCGGAGCGCTTCCAGGGCGCCACCCTCCCCAACGGTCGCAAGCTGGAGCCCGGCAAGCTCTACCGCGTCGTCATGCCCGACTTCCTGGCCCGGGGCGGGGATGGACTGGGCCCCGCGTTGGATCCGCTCCCCCCCGGGCGGATTGATCTGGGGCTGACACGGCCGGGCACCCTGAGGGATGAGCTGGTCGCGTACTGGCAGGCGCGCAAGAAGCCCATCACCGTCCCCACCCTGGGGCGCATCGCCTACGTGGATCGCGGGGGCGAGTGTCCCGCCACCCCGGCGCGCTGA
- a CDS encoding DUF2760 domain-containing protein: MTEQPQLSFFARLWLAFLCFWRVLVSRPFAQAVHPLSAAYDAGTLGAGTSAPALPKPEPKPEPKKPEPVALPPEREHASALALMSMLQREGRLIDFLQENVASFSDAEVGAAARIIHEGCRKVVRQYLTLQPVLPDSEGARVAVPVGFDAQRIRLTGNVAGQPPYSGSLKHHGWVTTEVKFPSVSPAMDPRVLAPAEVELA; this comes from the coding sequence ATGACCGAACAGCCTCAGCTTTCGTTCTTCGCGCGCCTCTGGCTGGCGTTCCTCTGCTTCTGGCGCGTGCTGGTCTCCCGCCCTTTCGCCCAGGCTGTCCACCCGCTGAGTGCGGCCTATGACGCGGGGACGTTGGGTGCCGGCACGAGCGCGCCCGCGCTGCCCAAGCCCGAGCCCAAGCCCGAGCCGAAGAAGCCCGAGCCGGTGGCCTTGCCGCCCGAGCGCGAGCACGCCAGCGCCCTGGCGCTCATGTCCATGCTCCAGCGCGAGGGGCGCCTCATCGACTTCCTCCAGGAGAACGTGGCCAGCTTCTCGGACGCGGAGGTGGGCGCCGCCGCGCGCATCATCCACGAGGGGTGCCGCAAGGTGGTGCGCCAGTACCTCACGCTGCAGCCGGTGCTGCCGGACTCCGAGGGGGCGCGCGTCGCGGTGCCCGTGGGGTTCGACGCGCAGCGCATCCGCCTCACCGGCAATGTCGCCGGCCAGCCGCCCTACTCCGGCTCACTCAAGCACCACGGGTGGGTGACGACGGAGGTGAAGTTCCCCTCGGTCAGCCCGGCGATGGATCCGCGCGTGCTGGCCCCCGCTGAAGTCGAGCTCGCCTGA
- a CDS encoding Hsp70 family protein — protein MARYAIGIDLGTTHCAVSYFNLEEARPRGAAQSMLPIPQLTAPGTVEARPLLPSFLYLPSEQEFPAGSLGVPWKPDTTAIVGEFARSHGAKVPTRLVSSAKSWLSHPGVDRRSAMLPWQAPPEVQRVSPLEASARYLRHLREAWDHTFARTREEAGSALASQDVIITVPASFDAAARELTLEAAQAAGIPNITLLEEPQAALYAWLEAQGEGFRKKVKPGEVILVVDVGGGTTDFSVITVRERGGEVELVRVAVGDHILLGGDNMDLALAHTLGQKLTAEGKKLDPWQFNALTYGCRQAKETLYADPKMARAPISIPGRGSSLIGGTLRTELAREELDRLLTDGFFPPTPVTELPRTARRTGLAQMALPYAQDAGVTRHLAAFLTRQAQALTSSADAPVNVGGKAFLHPTAVLFNGGVFKAGPLKSRVMEVLNGWLTADGGAPAEELAGADLDLSVARGAAYYGWVRQGHGLRIRGGTARAYYVGVETAMPAVPGMEPPVKALCVAPFGMEEGTQADVPPQEFGLVTGEPTRFRFFASSVRRDDKVGVMVDDVEGREDLEELAPIETTLPGQPQPYGDLTPVNLQAAVTEVGTLELRCLEKSGEGRWKLELNVRMKE, from the coding sequence ATGGCTCGCTACGCGATCGGCATCGACCTGGGCACCACGCACTGCGCGGTGTCGTACTTCAATCTGGAAGAGGCCCGGCCCCGGGGCGCGGCCCAGTCCATGCTGCCCATCCCGCAGCTCACGGCTCCGGGGACAGTGGAGGCGCGGCCACTGCTGCCCTCCTTCCTCTATCTGCCCAGCGAGCAGGAGTTCCCCGCCGGCAGCCTGGGGGTGCCCTGGAAGCCGGACACCACCGCCATCGTCGGTGAGTTCGCCCGCTCCCACGGCGCCAAGGTGCCCACGCGCCTCGTGTCCTCGGCCAAGAGCTGGCTGAGCCACCCGGGCGTGGACCGGCGCTCGGCGATGCTGCCGTGGCAGGCGCCACCGGAGGTGCAGCGCGTCTCGCCGCTGGAGGCCTCGGCGCGTTATCTGCGCCACCTGCGCGAGGCGTGGGACCACACCTTTGCCCGCACGCGCGAGGAGGCCGGCAGCGCCCTGGCCTCTCAGGACGTCATCATCACCGTTCCCGCTTCGTTCGATGCGGCGGCGCGCGAGCTGACGCTGGAGGCCGCCCAGGCCGCTGGCATCCCCAACATCACCCTGCTGGAGGAGCCCCAGGCGGCGCTCTACGCATGGCTGGAGGCCCAGGGTGAGGGGTTCCGCAAGAAGGTGAAGCCTGGCGAGGTCATCCTCGTGGTGGACGTGGGCGGCGGCACCACGGACTTCTCCGTCATCACCGTGCGCGAGCGTGGGGGCGAGGTGGAGCTGGTGCGCGTGGCAGTGGGCGACCACATCCTGCTGGGCGGCGACAACATGGACCTGGCGCTGGCGCACACGCTGGGCCAGAAGCTGACCGCCGAGGGCAAGAAGCTGGATCCGTGGCAGTTCAACGCCCTGACCTACGGATGCCGCCAGGCCAAGGAGACGCTGTACGCGGATCCGAAGATGGCGCGCGCGCCCATCTCCATTCCGGGCCGAGGCTCGTCGCTCATCGGCGGCACGCTGCGCACGGAGCTGGCCCGCGAGGAGCTGGACCGGCTGCTCACGGATGGCTTCTTCCCGCCCACGCCGGTGACGGAGCTGCCGCGCACCGCGCGCCGCACGGGTCTGGCGCAGATGGCGCTGCCGTACGCACAGGATGCGGGCGTCACCCGGCACCTGGCCGCGTTCCTCACCCGGCAGGCCCAGGCGCTCACCAGCTCGGCGGACGCACCGGTGAACGTGGGCGGCAAGGCCTTCCTCCACCCCACCGCCGTGCTCTTCAACGGTGGCGTCTTCAAGGCGGGCCCGCTCAAGTCCCGCGTGATGGAGGTGCTCAACGGCTGGCTCACGGCGGACGGCGGAGCGCCGGCTGAGGAGCTTGCGGGAGCGGACCTGGATCTCTCCGTGGCGCGCGGCGCGGCCTACTACGGCTGGGTGCGCCAGGGGCACGGGCTGCGCATCCGTGGCGGCACCGCCCGCGCCTACTACGTGGGCGTGGAGACGGCCATGCCCGCGGTGCCCGGCATGGAGCCTCCGGTGAAGGCGCTGTGCGTGGCGCCCTTCGGCATGGAGGAGGGCACCCAGGCGGACGTCCCGCCTCAGGAGTTCGGCCTCGTCACCGGCGAGCCCACCCGCTTCCGCTTCTTCGCCTCGTCCGTGCGCCGCGACGACAAGGTGGGCGTCATGGTGGACGACGTCGAGGGCCGCGAGGACCTGGAGGAGCTGGCCCCTATCGAGACGACGCTGCCGGGACAGCCCCAACCCTACGGGGACCTGACGCCGGTGAACCTGCAGGCGGCGGTAACCGAGGTGGGCACCCTGGAGCTGCGCTGCCTGGAGAAGAGTGGCGAGGGGCGCTGGAAGCTGGAGCTCAACGTGCGCATGAAGGAGTAA
- a CDS encoding Hsp70 family protein, giving the protein MRIVGIDLGTTHCAVASVDPARGSGAPIEDFPIPQLVRQGEVAPRSLLPSCVYVPAGHELAAESLKLPWGEAGPNVVGEFARWQGARVPGRLVASAKSWLCHPGVDRSAPILPWGAPPDVAKLSPVEASALLLSHMAQAWAHAHPDMPLSQQEVVITVPASFDEAARALTVSAARKAGLEKFTLVEEPQAAFYDYTARHRTDLAQVLANVRLVLVVDVGGGTTDFTLVHAGVSPEGPMLRRLAVGDHLMLGGDNMDAALARRVEEKLFSDGRRLSATQWTQAIQAARTAKEALLGTNPPERYGVSLVAEGSRLLGGALSTELSRAEAEGLVLDGFFPQSSPGERPRRAARMALQELGLPYAQDAAVTRHLAAFLHQHAAAGFAALGETPPAEGALPRPDAILLNGGVFNSPRISERLVDALSAWWPGAPRIPLLRHDSLEKAVARGAAYYGLVRRGHGLRIGGGAARAYYVGLERPADSGEQPVLCLIPRGFEEGQAVDLGERPFTLTLGRPVQFTLYSTTSDRIDKPGDIVPLAEDLKPLPPIHTLLKGASGKTAEVPVHLRAALTEIGTLELFCVSNVADERWRLEFELRGSNAGQDITVTESMPARFAEAKENVERVYGSKPLPIGPKDVKQLSKTLEKVLGPRESWRVPVLRELWSALLAGASKRRRSEDHERVFYSLTGYTLRPGFGYPLDHWRAEQTFGFFDQLVQFHTDKAVWIEFWVMWRRIAGGLTEAQQAKLWAYLEPHLARRVPPGPPPPGKLKGIQPEGLDEMVRAAASLEHLPAAEKAKLGGWVAARLKAEAKSGGPWAWALGRLGARVPLYGSSHKVVDVATAEAWLTLLLELDLRRIDGAPFAAAQLARLTGDRTRDIDPALRARTAQALTAANAAETWVRMVNEVVALEAADEARALGDTLPAGLRLSM; this is encoded by the coding sequence ATGCGCATCGTCGGCATCGATCTGGGAACCACCCACTGCGCGGTCGCGTCCGTGGACCCCGCACGCGGCTCGGGGGCTCCCATCGAGGATTTCCCCATTCCTCAGCTCGTCCGGCAGGGCGAGGTGGCCCCACGCTCGCTGTTGCCCTCGTGCGTGTACGTGCCCGCGGGCCATGAGCTGGCCGCCGAGTCGCTGAAGCTGCCGTGGGGCGAGGCTGGGCCCAACGTGGTGGGCGAGTTCGCGCGGTGGCAGGGCGCGCGGGTGCCGGGGCGGCTGGTGGCCTCGGCCAAGAGCTGGCTGTGCCACCCGGGCGTGGATCGCTCCGCGCCCATCCTCCCGTGGGGCGCGCCTCCGGACGTGGCGAAGCTCTCGCCGGTGGAGGCCAGCGCCCTGTTGCTGTCGCACATGGCCCAGGCGTGGGCGCACGCGCACCCGGACATGCCGCTGTCCCAGCAGGAGGTCGTCATCACCGTGCCGGCCTCCTTCGACGAGGCGGCGCGCGCCCTCACCGTGAGCGCGGCGCGCAAGGCGGGCCTGGAGAAGTTCACCCTCGTGGAGGAGCCGCAGGCGGCCTTCTACGACTACACCGCGCGCCACCGCACGGACCTGGCCCAGGTGCTGGCCAATGTGCGGCTGGTTCTGGTGGTGGACGTGGGCGGCGGCACCACGGACTTCACCCTCGTCCACGCGGGCGTCTCGCCAGAAGGGCCCATGCTGCGGCGGCTCGCGGTGGGCGACCACCTGATGCTGGGCGGCGACAACATGGACGCCGCGCTCGCCCGTCGGGTGGAAGAGAAGCTCTTCTCGGATGGCCGGCGCCTGTCCGCTACGCAGTGGACGCAGGCCATCCAGGCCGCGCGCACCGCCAAGGAGGCCCTGCTGGGCACCAACCCTCCCGAGCGCTACGGCGTCTCTCTGGTGGCCGAGGGCAGTCGGCTGCTGGGCGGCGCGCTATCCACCGAGCTATCGCGGGCGGAGGCGGAGGGGCTGGTGCTCGATGGCTTCTTCCCGCAGTCCAGCCCGGGGGAGCGGCCTCGGCGCGCGGCGCGCATGGCCCTGCAAGAGCTGGGGCTGCCGTATGCCCAGGACGCGGCGGTGACGCGCCACCTGGCCGCATTCCTCCACCAGCACGCGGCGGCGGGCTTCGCGGCGCTCGGGGAGACACCTCCCGCCGAGGGCGCCCTGCCCCGCCCCGATGCCATCCTCCTCAACGGTGGCGTCTTCAACTCGCCCCGCATCTCCGAGCGGCTGGTGGACGCGCTCTCCGCGTGGTGGCCCGGAGCACCGCGCATCCCCCTGCTGCGCCATGACTCGCTGGAGAAGGCAGTGGCGCGCGGGGCGGCGTACTACGGGCTGGTGCGGCGCGGCCACGGCCTGCGCATCGGTGGCGGCGCGGCACGTGCCTACTATGTGGGCCTGGAGCGCCCCGCCGACAGTGGCGAGCAGCCCGTCCTCTGCCTCATCCCCCGAGGCTTCGAGGAGGGCCAGGCGGTGGACCTGGGCGAGCGCCCCTTCACGCTCACGCTCGGGCGACCGGTGCAGTTCACCCTGTACTCCACCACGAGCGACCGCATCGACAAGCCGGGCGACATCGTCCCCCTGGCCGAGGACCTGAAGCCGCTGCCGCCCATCCACACGCTGCTCAAGGGGGCCTCGGGCAAGACGGCGGAGGTGCCCGTTCACCTGCGGGCGGCGCTCACGGAGATCGGCACGCTGGAGCTGTTCTGCGTCTCCAACGTGGCGGACGAGCGCTGGCGGCTCGAGTTCGAGCTGCGCGGCTCGAATGCGGGGCAGGACATCACCGTCACCGAGTCCATGCCCGCGCGCTTCGCCGAGGCGAAGGAGAACGTGGAGCGCGTCTACGGCAGCAAGCCGCTGCCCATCGGCCCCAAGGACGTGAAGCAGCTGTCGAAGACGCTCGAGAAGGTGCTGGGCCCGCGCGAGAGCTGGCGGGTGCCCGTGCTGCGCGAGCTGTGGAGCGCACTGCTGGCGGGGGCCAGCAAGCGCCGCCGCTCGGAGGACCACGAGCGCGTCTTCTACAGCCTCACCGGCTACACGCTGCGCCCCGGCTTCGGCTATCCGCTGGACCACTGGCGCGCGGAGCAGACGTTCGGGTTCTTCGACCAGCTGGTGCAGTTCCACACGGACAAGGCGGTGTGGATCGAGTTCTGGGTGATGTGGCGGCGCATCGCCGGCGGCCTCACCGAGGCGCAGCAGGCGAAGCTCTGGGCCTATCTGGAGCCGCACCTGGCCCGCCGTGTGCCGCCGGGCCCGCCGCCTCCGGGCAAGCTCAAGGGCATCCAGCCGGAAGGGCTGGACGAGATGGTGCGCGCGGCCGCCTCGCTGGAGCACCTGCCCGCCGCCGAGAAGGCCAAGCTGGGCGGCTGGGTGGCGGCGCGACTCAAGGCCGAGGCGAAGTCCGGAGGCCCCTGGGCTTGGGCGCTCGGTCGGCTCGGCGCGCGCGTGCCCCTCTACGGCAGCAGCCACAAGGTGGTGGACGTGGCGACCGCCGAGGCGTGGCTCACACTGCTCCTGGAGTTGGACCTGCGCCGCATCGACGGAGCCCCCTTCGCGGCGGCGCAGTTGGCGCGGCTTACTGGCGACCGCACGAGGGACATCGACCCTGCCCTGCGCGCCCGCACGGCCCAGGCGCTCACCGCGGCGAACGCCGCCGAGACGTGGGTGCGGATGGTAAACGAGGTGGTCGCCCTGGAGGCCGCTGACGAGGCCCGGGCGCTCGGCGACACGCTGCCGGCGGGCTTGCGGCTCTCGATGTAG
- a CDS encoding tetratricopeptide repeat protein, translating to MSTSPIKTLSPAELAKLEHAFAADPSSDSYKPLAEAYLGMGRFMEAMVVCKKGIKAHPNAADPRLLLARVYAQQGKDKKAIEEAQGALQVQPADRPALRMLGALQLKTGEAEPGKANLLKAWEEDPEDPETLTLLQQYKIEPPKKAAPVAAVPAPTPVAAAPAPQSPVAAAPASTAPVAAPVATASPTPAHRPSSSGTPAVRPVSNQPRAETQPRPQPRRPVIVEDVDDEDEDEAPGRRRPQKPNVSKYITLGLFVTLLVSAIGYGWYANWTKTRNREFKKHLDAATEQLKHDSFDSYKKACEAADKALEVLPDATAAHGYLAYAWGIRWGEHGGGDDARRRAEEHLESAKKGNEVSSHLYAAEALIKTYGGKGKEGLAELEGRVKAFDEQGKASSLLYLTLGLVQMNAGDMEHARDNLEKAQGLAPDDPRIYASLGAVYRRLGQDVIAWQKYDFALRYEKDHPESLLGKSLLMLEQDAPTDEAYALAAKNLTKLLEADPPPSPRQLAAAQLARSLLISRVNAALATRKPEEQTKLADATGVPVDKEKARALLVKAEQDGFALDKANPELHLIKGRRLMLEGQPDTAAEEIRKAIKMDASRAQFHVELAKALMAKQGGEKEAAEALTTALKTMGDSPKLVVMLGNAYRRLGDMNQALTQYQRAVKDPKAKNPEARMAMGTIYRERSEWDKAQEHLEKAVQEFVGQPDRAAEALTELGRVYQGKGDVEKSEDAFRRALEADENYSPAYFFYASALSKDRKQTDKVRMLAQEYLRRDPKGAHATDAQRLASGG from the coding sequence ATGTCTACCTCTCCCATCAAGACGTTGAGCCCGGCCGAGCTCGCAAAGCTGGAGCACGCTTTCGCCGCCGATCCGTCGTCCGACTCTTACAAGCCGCTCGCCGAGGCCTATCTCGGTATGGGCCGCTTCATGGAGGCGATGGTCGTCTGCAAGAAGGGCATCAAGGCCCATCCCAACGCGGCCGACCCTCGCCTCCTGCTTGCCCGGGTGTACGCCCAGCAAGGCAAGGACAAGAAAGCCATCGAGGAGGCGCAAGGCGCCCTCCAGGTGCAGCCAGCCGACAGGCCGGCCCTGCGCATGCTGGGCGCGCTCCAGCTGAAGACGGGCGAGGCCGAGCCTGGCAAGGCCAACCTCCTGAAGGCGTGGGAGGAGGATCCCGAGGATCCGGAGACGCTCACCCTCCTTCAGCAGTACAAGATCGAGCCTCCCAAGAAGGCCGCGCCCGTGGCCGCCGTGCCCGCGCCGACTCCCGTGGCCGCCGCGCCCGCGCCCCAGTCGCCCGTGGCCGCCGCTCCGGCGTCCACCGCTCCGGTGGCGGCGCCCGTGGCGACCGCGAGCCCCACGCCGGCCCACCGCCCCTCGTCCTCCGGGACGCCGGCGGTTCGCCCGGTGAGCAATCAGCCTCGCGCGGAGACGCAGCCGCGCCCGCAGCCCCGTCGCCCCGTCATCGTCGAGGATGTGGACGACGAGGATGAGGACGAGGCTCCGGGGCGTCGCCGTCCGCAGAAGCCCAACGTCAGCAAGTACATCACCCTGGGCCTGTTCGTGACGCTGCTGGTCTCGGCCATCGGCTACGGCTGGTACGCGAACTGGACGAAGACGCGGAACCGCGAGTTCAAGAAGCACCTGGACGCGGCCACCGAGCAGCTCAAGCACGACTCCTTCGACTCCTACAAGAAGGCGTGCGAGGCGGCCGACAAGGCGCTCGAGGTGCTCCCGGACGCCACCGCCGCGCACGGCTACCTGGCCTACGCCTGGGGCATCCGCTGGGGTGAGCACGGCGGCGGTGACGATGCGCGCCGCAGGGCCGAGGAGCACCTGGAGTCGGCGAAGAAGGGCAACGAGGTCAGCTCGCACCTCTATGCCGCCGAGGCGCTCATCAAGACGTATGGCGGCAAGGGCAAGGAAGGCCTGGCCGAGCTCGAGGGCCGCGTGAAGGCCTTCGACGAGCAGGGCAAGGCCAGCTCGCTGCTGTACCTCACCCTGGGCCTGGTGCAGATGAACGCGGGCGACATGGAGCACGCGCGCGACAACCTGGAGAAGGCGCAGGGCCTGGCGCCGGACGATCCGCGCATCTACGCGAGCCTGGGCGCGGTGTACCGCCGTCTGGGCCAGGACGTGATTGCCTGGCAGAAGTACGACTTCGCGCTGCGCTACGAGAAGGACCACCCCGAGTCGCTGCTGGGCAAGTCGCTGCTGATGCTGGAGCAGGACGCGCCCACCGACGAGGCGTACGCGCTGGCGGCCAAGAACCTCACCAAGCTGCTGGAGGCCGATCCGCCCCCGTCGCCGCGTCAGCTCGCCGCCGCGCAGCTGGCTCGCTCGCTGCTGATCAGCCGCGTCAACGCGGCGCTGGCCACGCGCAAGCCCGAGGAGCAGACGAAGCTGGCGGACGCCACGGGCGTGCCGGTGGACAAGGAGAAGGCGCGCGCGCTGCTGGTGAAGGCCGAGCAGGACGGCTTCGCGCTCGACAAGGCCAACCCCGAGCTGCACCTCATCAAGGGTCGCCGGTTGATGCTGGAAGGCCAGCCGGACACCGCGGCCGAGGAGATTCGCAAGGCCATCAAGATGGACGCCTCGCGCGCCCAGTTCCATGTGGAGCTGGCCAAGGCGCTCATGGCCAAGCAGGGCGGCGAGAAGGAAGCCGCCGAGGCGCTCACCACCGCCCTGAAGACGATGGGCGACAGCCCCAAGCTGGTGGTGATGCTGGGCAACGCCTACCGCCGGCTGGGGGACATGAACCAGGCGCTCACGCAGTACCAGCGCGCGGTGAAGGACCCCAAGGCGAAGAACCCCGAGGCGCGCATGGCCATGGGCACCATCTACCGGGAGCGCTCCGAGTGGGACAAGGCGCAGGAGCACCTGGAGAAGGCCGTGCAGGAGTTCGTCGGCCAGCCGGACCGCGCCGCCGAGGCGCTCACGGAGCTGGGCCGCGTGTACCAGGGCAAGGGTGACGTGGAGAAGTCCGAGGACGCCTTCCGCCGCGCCCTCGAGGCCGACGAGAACTACAGCCCGGCCTACTTCTTCTACGCGTCGGCCCTCAGCAAGGACCGCAAGCAGACGGACAAGGTGCGCATGCTCGCCCAGGAGTACCTGCGGCGGGATCCGAAGGGCGCGCACGCCACGGACGCGCAGCGCCTGGCCTCTGGCGGGTAG
- the cyoE gene encoding heme o synthase, whose product MSARAVSLSTTASDLMSLTKPRLSSLVLATTAGGVWLAPGELSIARVLVTLLSTAGTVGAANSLNCYLERRSDRFMARTQNRPLPSGRMEPGVALGFGLALAGVSLPALALGANLLTAGLGLLALLSYVLVYTPLKARTSAAMLVGAVPGALPPLMGWTAVTGQVDSAGFVLFSILFLWQIPHFLAIALFRKEEYAAAGLKSVPIERGDESSRAQLVLYLVALVPMTMLPYQLHIAGGWYLGVAALLGLAFLAMGAWGFFRQLGKPWARQTFFFSLLYLTGLFAALMLDSQANG is encoded by the coding sequence GTGAGCGCGCGTGCCGTGTCCCTGTCGACGACCGCGTCAGACCTGATGTCCCTCACCAAGCCTCGGCTCTCGAGCCTGGTGCTGGCCACCACCGCGGGAGGCGTGTGGCTGGCGCCGGGAGAGCTGAGCATCGCCCGGGTGCTGGTGACGCTGCTGTCCACCGCGGGCACCGTGGGCGCGGCCAACTCGCTCAACTGCTACCTGGAGCGCCGGAGCGACCGCTTCATGGCGCGCACGCAGAACCGCCCGTTGCCCTCCGGGCGTATGGAGCCGGGCGTGGCGCTGGGGTTTGGCCTGGCGCTGGCGGGCGTGTCGCTGCCGGCCCTGGCCCTGGGCGCCAACCTGCTCACCGCGGGCCTGGGCCTGTTGGCGCTGCTGAGCTACGTGCTCGTCTATACGCCGCTCAAGGCGCGCACCTCGGCGGCCATGCTGGTGGGCGCGGTGCCCGGAGCGCTGCCGCCGCTCATGGGGTGGACGGCGGTGACGGGACAGGTGGACAGCGCCGGCTTCGTCCTCTTCTCCATCCTCTTCCTGTGGCAGATCCCCCACTTCCTGGCGATAGCCCTGTTCCGCAAGGAGGAGTATGCGGCGGCGGGGCTCAAGTCGGTGCCCATCGAGCGCGGGGATGAGTCCAGCCGGGCCCAGCTGGTGCTGTACCTGGTGGCGCTGGTGCCGATGACGATGCTGCCCTACCAGCTCCACATCGCCGGCGGGTGGTACCTGGGCGTGGCGGCGCTGCTGGGGCTGGCCTTCCTGGCGATGGGGGCGTGGGGGTTCTTCCGGCAGCTGGGAAAACCCTGGGCGCGGCAGACGTTCTTCTTCTCGCTGCTGTACCTCACCGGCCTGTTCGCCGCGTTGATGCTCGACAGCCAGGCAAACGGCTAG
- a CDS encoding VOC family protein: MSRVYKPEGYASVSVYVMANGAQRVIDFLKKTFDAKDLRRYDNPDGTIMHAEVRIDDTVVMISDGGGNFPAFPVWLHVYVPDVDATYQRALAAGGISVQEPQQKGDPDRRGGVKDPAGNTWWISTQVG, translated from the coding sequence GTGAGCCGAGTCTACAAGCCCGAGGGGTACGCGAGCGTCTCTGTCTACGTGATGGCGAACGGCGCCCAGCGCGTGATCGACTTCTTGAAGAAGACGTTCGACGCGAAGGACCTGCGCCGCTACGACAATCCCGACGGCACCATCATGCACGCCGAGGTTCGCATCGATGACACGGTGGTGATGATCTCCGATGGCGGCGGCAACTTCCCCGCCTTCCCGGTGTGGCTCCACGTCTACGTGCCGGACGTGGATGCGACGTATCAGCGCGCCCTCGCTGCGGGGGGCATCTCCGTCCAGGAGCCCCAGCAGAAGGGGGACCCCGACCGACGTGGCGGGGTGAAGGATCCGGCGGGGAACACCTGGTGGATCTCCACCCAGGTGGGGTGA